In Rhodothermus marinus DSM 4252, a single genomic region encodes these proteins:
- a CDS encoding acetyl-CoA C-acetyltransferase, with amino-acid sequence MAREAYVFDAIRTPRGRGKTTGSLYEVKPIDLLTTLFAELKRRHELDTSQVDDVILGCVTPIGEQGGNIAKTAALYAGWDLSVPGVQINRFCASGLDAVNLAAMKVRSGWEDLVVAGGVESMSRVPMGSDGGPMMLDPAVSMKIGFVPQGIGADLIATIEGFTREDVDRYALCSQQRAAHARANGYFKSIVPVRDQNGLVVLAEDEHIRPDTTLEALAALPPAFEMMGAMGFDDVALQKYVTVERINHVHTAGNSSGIVDGAALVLIGSKEKGEALGLKPRARIVSAALVGTEPTIMLTGPAPASKKALQKAGMTLDDIDLIEVNEAFAAVVLKFMRDMGLEDEGPERVNVNGGAIAMGHPLGATGAMLLGTALDELERRDLSTALITLCVGGGMGIATIIERV; translated from the coding sequence ATGGCCCGCGAAGCCTACGTTTTCGATGCGATCCGCACACCCCGCGGACGGGGCAAAACGACCGGATCGCTTTACGAGGTCAAACCCATCGACCTGCTCACCACGCTCTTTGCCGAACTCAAGCGGCGCCACGAGCTGGATACGTCGCAGGTGGACGATGTCATCCTGGGGTGCGTGACGCCCATCGGGGAGCAGGGCGGTAACATCGCCAAGACGGCCGCGCTCTACGCCGGTTGGGACCTGTCGGTGCCGGGCGTGCAGATTAACCGCTTCTGTGCGTCCGGTCTCGACGCCGTCAACCTGGCCGCCATGAAGGTGCGCTCCGGCTGGGAAGACCTGGTGGTGGCCGGTGGCGTCGAGTCGATGTCGCGTGTGCCGATGGGCTCGGACGGTGGTCCCATGATGCTGGACCCGGCCGTCAGCATGAAGATCGGCTTTGTGCCGCAGGGCATCGGCGCGGACCTGATCGCCACGATCGAGGGCTTCACGCGCGAAGACGTCGACCGCTACGCGCTCTGCTCGCAGCAGCGGGCCGCCCACGCCCGGGCCAACGGCTATTTCAAGTCGATCGTGCCCGTGCGCGACCAGAACGGCCTGGTGGTGCTGGCCGAGGACGAACACATCCGGCCCGACACGACGCTCGAGGCGCTGGCTGCGTTGCCGCCGGCCTTCGAGATGATGGGCGCCATGGGCTTCGACGACGTGGCGCTCCAGAAGTACGTCACCGTCGAGCGCATCAACCATGTGCACACGGCGGGCAACTCATCGGGCATCGTCGACGGGGCCGCGCTGGTGCTGATCGGCTCGAAGGAGAAAGGCGAAGCGCTGGGGCTGAAGCCGCGGGCCCGAATCGTCTCGGCCGCGCTGGTGGGCACCGAGCCCACGATCATGCTGACCGGACCGGCGCCGGCCTCGAAAAAGGCGCTGCAGAAGGCGGGCATGACGCTCGACGACATCGACCTGATCGAGGTCAACGAGGCCTTCGCAGCAGTGGTGCTCAAGTTCATGCGCGATATGGGGCTGGAAGACGAAGGGCCCGAGCGTGTGAACGTGAACGGCGGCGCCATCGCGATGGGCCATCCGCTGGGCGCCACGGGCGCCAT